The following are from one region of the Nostoc cf. commune SO-36 genome:
- a CDS encoding DUF5615 family PIN-like protein, protein MKLLFDQNLSRKLVTQLADVFPDSSHVQFHGLEVKTDTEIWEFAKTNDFCIVTQDVDLAACTVLRLKLYSYVAEMHQQNKLNLYFVLA, encoded by the coding sequence TTGAAGCTGCTTTTTGATCAAAATTTGAGTCGCAAGCTGGTAACTCAATTAGCAGACGTTTTCCCTGATTCCAGTCACGTTCAGTTTCATGGGCTGGAAGTGAAGACTGATACTGAAATATGGGAATTTGCTAAAACTAATGACTTTTGCATCGTAACTCAAGATGTAGACTTAGCCGCTTGTACGGTTCTCCGCCTAAAGTTGTATAGCTACGTTGCGGAAATGCACCAACAAAACAAGTTGAATCTCTACTTCGTTCTGGCGTAG